ATCCGGTGGCAATTGATGAATATTATGCAGCGTTACCCAGTGTGTCTGCGTCAATTCCAGAGGCTTAAGACGGTGGTCTATCAAAGCACGCCAAATGCGCACCAACCGTGCCAGATCAGAACCTAATGGCGATTCCAATTTCATCTCCTTATAATTAGCTTGCTAAGATATTATACTGATTTTAGAATAGTGTGCAGCAATTGTATTGCTAAAACAAATGTATTGCTGCAATTGGTTACCACCAGACATATTTTTCAGATATTACGCGAATAATGCGCGCGTCTTTCAGGTTTTTGCTAAACCTGTATACACGTAGCCTGACGTAAAGGACTATTGCTTGTGACCTCCGCACTCAATACTACAGGGATGCCCTTACAAGACCTGGTGATTGGCGCATCTGTTTACTTCCCGCCGCTGTTCAAGGCCTTTGCGCTGGGCTTTCTCCTCTGGCTCTTCATCCATCGCTTACTGCGCGAACGCATCTACTCTGGCGAAATCTGGCACCCGTTATTAATGGATCTGTCGATTTTTGCTCTCTGCGTCTGTTCGGGTCTTTTTCTATTGGTTGCGTGGTAATTATGACGTTGAAAACAGTGAAGTATTTCTCCACAATCGTGATTGCTGCCCTCGCCATACTTGCGGGATGGTTCATGTGGAATTATTACATGCAATCCCCCTGGACGCGTGACGGAAAGGTGCGTGCGGAGCAGGTCAGCATTACGCCCCAGGTGTCTGGTACGATTGTCGAACTCCTGGTAAAGGATAACCAGTTTGTTAACGTCGGCGATCTGCTTTTTCGCATCGATAAAACCCCTTTTCACATCGCCGAACTCAACGCGCAGGCCCAGCTGGCTAAGGCACAATCAGAACTGGCGAAGGCTAACAATGAAGCAAACCGACGCCGTCATTTGTCGCAGAATGTTATTTCCGCAGAAGAGTTAGACACCGCCAATCTGAACGTCAAAGCGATGCAGGCAAGCGTGGACGTGGCTCAGGCAACGCTTAAACAAGCGCAGTGGCAACTGGCGCAGACGGATGTCAGAGCCCCAGTCTCCGGTTGGATAACCAATTTATCGACGCGGACCGGCAATTTTGCTACCACCGGACTACCGCTGTTTGCTCTGGTAGATAGCAACTCCTTTTATGTAATGGGATATTTTGAAGAAACAAAATTGCGGCATATCCGCGAGGGCGCGCCGGCTCAAATTACCCTTTATAGCGGCAACATAAAGTTACAGGGTCACGTATCCAGCATTGGTCGCGCGATTTACGATCAAAGCGTGGAGAGCGATTCCGGGTTAGTGCCGGATATCAAACCCAACGTGCCGTGGGTACGTCTGGCGCAGCGCGTTCCGGTACGTATCGAATTTGATCAACTCCCTCGTGACGTGACGCTGGTTTCCGGCACGACCTGTAGCGTGGCGATCGGAAAGTAAATGAGGCGTCTGCATCTGAACCTGGGCAATACCCCCTGGTTGAAAGCGACTGCCGGACAGTGGCGCTATGCATTGCGTAATACCCTCGCGATGTGTCTGGCACTGACGTTTGCCTATTATCTCAATCTGGACGAACCCTATTGGGCCATGACCTCTGCCGCAGTGGTGAGCTTTCCCACCGTCGGTGGCGTGATCAGTAAGAGCCTCGGGCGTATTGCCGGGAGTCTGCTCGGCGCGACCGCCGCGTTGATTCTCGCCGGGCATACTCTCAACGAGCCATGGCTATTTCTGCTGAGCATGTCCGCCTGGATTGGCTTTTGTACCTGGGCCTGCGCGCAGTTTACCAATAACGTGGCCTATGCCTTCCAGTTAGCGGGATACACGGCCGCAATTATTGCCTTCCCGATGGTGAACATTGTCGAAATCACCGAACTCTGGGATATCGCTCAGGCGCGCGTCTGCGAAGTGATTGTCGGGATCCTTTGCGGCGGCACGATGATGATGATCCTGCCCAGCACCTCCGACGGCACCGCTCTGCTGACCGCACTGAAGAATATGCATGCGCGCTTACTGGAACATGCCAGTCTGCTATGGCAACCCGACATTACCGACGCCATTCGCTCCGCGCACGAAGGGGTCATCGGGCAAATTTTGACGATGAATTTACTGCGCATTCAGGCGTTCTGGAGCCATTACCGCTTCCGTCGACAGAACACGTTGCTTAATGCCCTTTTGCATAATCAGTTACGTCTCACCAGCGTCATCGCAAGTCTGCGCCGGATGTTGCTGAACTGGCCCAATCCACCGCCCCATACGCGGACGATCGTTGACCAACTTCTGACGGCGCTGACCCGCTCACAAACCGACAGTTATGCCGTTGCGCGAATCATTGCGCCACTCGCGCCTACTGACGCAAGCGACTATCGTCACGTCGCCTTCTGGCAGCGGTTACGCTACTTCTGCCGTCTCTATCTGCGCACCAGTCATCAATTACGCTTAATCGAAAATGGTGGGCCGCTGAGCACGGCCAATCTACCTCATGCGCCAGCGCTGGCACGGCATACCGACCACGCTGAAGCCCTCTGGAGCGGACTGCGCACGTTTGTCACGCTGATGGTCATTGGTGCCTGGAGTATTGCTTCGCAGTGGGAGTCGGGCTCGGCAGCGCTGACGTTGGCGGCCATCAGCAGCGTGCTCTACTCCGTCGTCGCGACACCGTTTAAATCACTTTCACTACTGATGCGCACGCTGGTGTTGCTATCGCTGTTCAGCTTCGTGGTGAAGTTTGGGCTGATGGTGCAGATTAGCGACCTCTGGCAGTTCCTGCTGTTTCTGTTCCCCTTGCTGACGACGATGCAATTACTGAAGTTACAGATGCCCAAACTGGCAGGACTCTGGGGACAACTGATTGTTTTTATGGGATCGTTTATCGCTGTAACTAACCCACCGGTCTATGATTTTGCCGATTTTCTTAATGACAACACGGCGAAAATTGTCGGCGTGGCGCTATCATGGCTGGCCTTCGCGATTTTGCGGCCCGGTTCCGATAAGCGTAAAAGTCGCCGGCATATTCGGGCGCTGCGCCGGAGCTTTA
The DNA window shown above is from Citrobacter farmeri and carries:
- a CDS encoding DUF1656 domain-containing protein, whose amino-acid sequence is MPLQDLVIGASVYFPPLFKAFALGFLLWLFIHRLLRERIYSGEIWHPLLMDLSIFALCVCSGLFLLVAW
- a CDS encoding HlyD family secretion protein; protein product: MTLKTVKYFSTIVIAALAILAGWFMWNYYMQSPWTRDGKVRAEQVSITPQVSGTIVELLVKDNQFVNVGDLLFRIDKTPFHIAELNAQAQLAKAQSELAKANNEANRRRHLSQNVISAEELDTANLNVKAMQASVDVAQATLKQAQWQLAQTDVRAPVSGWITNLSTRTGNFATTGLPLFALVDSNSFYVMGYFEETKLRHIREGAPAQITLYSGNIKLQGHVSSIGRAIYDQSVESDSGLVPDIKPNVPWVRLAQRVPVRIEFDQLPRDVTLVSGTTCSVAIGK